One window from the genome of Dermacentor silvarum isolate Dsil-2018 chromosome 7, BIME_Dsil_1.4, whole genome shotgun sequence encodes:
- the LOC119458865 gene encoding muscarinic acetylcholine receptor M1 gives MRVLEEVFNASMLLVTTEVSGGGGAFGDTISGNESVANVTTNATNDTGATTDGYPASPYTLAEVVVLATLSTLAAVLTIIGNLMVMVSFNMDKQLRTISNYFLLSLAVADFSIGVISMPLMTMYILYGYWPLGAVACDIWLAFDYMNSNASVLNLLVICFDRYFSVTRPLTYRANRTPQRAAIMIALAWIISFLLWPPWIFAWPYIEGERIVPQEHCYIQFLKTNLYITFGTAIAAFYLPVSVMCALYWCIWREMDKRKKDLGKLQADRRKGGSTRKSTSSDGTLESKDFRSSDSTKSRTTTTSQLPSSLSLTMSKSSLPKETKTRQLRDFLRSLPHVGNSKRYDDNASYAGSPGTHTPPSVETSVESVSTSLHEVHRVEFNSSGRQENGNECGVVSIPASGHGGLPCNEMLEDATVALPPASRSSDSVYTIPIEPVAQPSLQEEPAQTCASPTVEEDTEKPNPGRMPSSEKAAAPEDLATAKQIADTGLESIRKPLTTSVVQPQLVVAKQPPIQCRKKAKQQDKKQDQKAAKTLSAVLLAFIITWTPYHVLVLVKTMSSSDDAIPVHLWNFSYYLCYINSTVNPLCYALCNANFRRTYIRILTCKWRNRWPTAVTRHSNSAATLAQLENSQCGSSSYRTAL, from the exons ATGAGAGTCCTCGAAGAGGTATTCAATGCCTCCATGTTGCTCGTCACCACCGAAGTGTCTGGCGGCGGTGGTGCTTTCGGCGACACCATCTCCGGAAACGAAAGTGTCGCCAACGTAACCACAAACGCAACCAACGACACAGGTGCCACCACCGACGGCTACCCCGCCTCACCTTACACCCTAGCCGAGGTCGTAGTGCTCGCCACTCTGTCTACTTTGGCCGCCGTCCTCACAATTATCGGCAACCTGATGGTCATGGTCTCGTTCAATATGGACAAGCAGCTGCGGACCATCAGCAACTACTTCCTGCTCAGCCTTGCCGTCGCCGACTTCTCCATCGGGGTCATCTCTATGCCCCTCATGACCATGTACATCCTCTACGGCTACTGGCCCTTAGGAGCGGTCGCCTGCGACATCTGGCTCGCCTTCGACTACATGAACAGCAATGCGTCGGTTCTCAACCTGCTCGTCATCTGCTTTGACCGGTACTTTTCGGTGACGCGGCCGTTGACGTACCGAGCAAATAGAACGCCGCAGAGAGCCGCCATCATGATCGCCTTAGCATGGATCATATCCTTCCTGCTGTGGCCACCCTGGATCTTCGCTTGGCCGTACATAGAAGGCGAGCGCATCGTTCCACAAGAACACTGCTACATACAGTTTCTAAAGACCAATCTCTACATCACGTTCGGCACAGCCATCGCAGCCTTCTACCTGCCGGTCTCGGTAATGTGCGCGCTCTACTGGTGCATCTGGCGCGAGATGGACAAGCGCAAAAAGGACTTGGGCAAGCTTCAGGCAGATCGGAGGAAGGGCGGCAGTACGCGGAAGTCCACATCCAGCGACGGTACCCTCGAATCTAAAGACTTCCGCAGCAGCGACTCTACCAAGTCGCGTACGACGACGACGTCGCAACTGCCTTCTTCGCTCAGCCTCACGATGTCCAAGAGCTCGCTTCCGAAGGAGACGAAGACGCGCCAACTTCGCGATTTCCTGCGATCCTTGCCTCACGTCGGAAATAGCAAACGATACGACGACAACGCAAGTTATGCAGGCTCGCCTGGTACCCACACGCCGCCCTCTGTCGAGACGTCGGTGGAGTCCGTTTCCACGTCGCTCCACGAGGTGCACCGGGTGGAGTTCAACTCATCCGGGCGTCAGGAAAACGGTAACGAATGTGGTGTGGTAAGCATTCCTGCGTCTGGCCACGGCGGTCTTCCATGTAACGAGATGCTGGAGGATGCCACGGTTGCCTTGCCGCCGGCATCGCGTTCATCCGACTCAGTCTACACGATACCGATTGAACCAGTGGCGCAGCCATCACTACAAGAAGAGCCAGCGCAG ACCTGCGCTTCTCCCACCGTCGAGGAGGACACAGAGAAGCCCAACCCAGGCAGAATGCCGTCTTCAGAGAAGGCGGCGGCACCTGAGGACTTAGCGACAGCCAAACAGATAGCAGACACCGGCTTGGAATCCATTAGGAAACCGCTCACGACCAGCGTGGTCCAACCCCAGCTGGTGGTCGCCAAGCAGCCGCCCATCCAATGCAGGAAGAAAGCGAAGCAACAGGACAAGAAGCAAGACCAAAAAGCTGCCAAGACGCTCAGCGCCGTCCTGCTGGCCTTCATCATCACCTGGACGCCGTACCACGTGCTGGTGCTCGTCAAGACCATGTCTTCCAGCGACGACGCTATTCCGGTGCACCTGTGGAACTTTAGCTACTACCTCTGCTACATCAACAGCACGGTGAACCCCTTGTGTTACGCGCTGTGCAACGCCAACTTCCGCCGGACGTATATCCGCATTCTGACTTGCAAGTGGCGTAACAGGTGGCCGACCGCTGTCACCCGACACTCCAACAGTGCTGCAACTCTTGCGCAACTCGAAAACAGTCAATGCGGCAGCTCTTCATATCGAACTGCCCTTTAG